Proteins from a genomic interval of Rhodococcus rhodochrous:
- a CDS encoding MarR family winged helix-turn-helix transcriptional regulator — MTSERDEPKWLTAKEQEAWRLYMDGNNRLMSALSRSLNDRHDLSLAEYRILVMLSEAPDGALRMSDLADGVLSSRSRLTHQIRRMEQEKMVVRSSCPDDGRGVLATITEEGRRRLAEAAPTHVDDVRNYLIDLLSADELDMLARVFARVEHTLADR, encoded by the coding sequence GTGACCAGCGAACGAGACGAACCCAAGTGGTTGACGGCAAAGGAGCAGGAGGCCTGGCGGCTCTACATGGACGGCAACAACCGTCTCATGAGCGCCCTGAGTCGGTCCCTCAACGATCGACACGACCTGTCGCTGGCGGAATATCGGATCCTGGTCATGCTCTCCGAAGCCCCCGACGGCGCCCTGCGCATGAGCGACCTCGCCGACGGTGTGCTGTCCTCGCGCAGCCGTCTCACCCATCAGATCCGGCGGATGGAGCAGGAAAAGATGGTCGTGCGCAGCTCGTGCCCCGACGACGGTCGCGGTGTGCTCGCCACCATCACCGAGGAGGGCCGACGGCGTCTGGCGGAGGCCGCCCCCACCCACGTCGACGACGTGCGCAACTACCTCATCGACCTGCTGTCGGCCGACGAACTCGACATGCTGGCGCGGGTCTTCGCGCGCGTCGAGCACACTCTGGCCGACCGCTGA
- a CDS encoding MBL fold metallo-hydrolase yields the protein MLHTDVAPGVHRLAHADVNVYLIEDDTGVTVVDTGLPATAGRIEEAISRIGRRIDDVQGVVLTHAHFDHVGSAKRLRERWRVPVWAHRDEKFLAAHPYRYQHERNRLLYPARYPACIPVLARMTVAGALWVRGVDDVTLFHDSEPLDLPGRPVPLHTPGHTYGHCALHLPDRDTVIVGDAIVTLDPYTGRHGPQIVSGAATADSRTALASLAAIAGTGAKHVLVGHGEPWHDGAAAAVERAVAAGPS from the coding sequence ATGCTCCACACGGATGTCGCACCGGGTGTGCATCGCCTCGCGCACGCCGACGTCAACGTCTACCTGATCGAGGACGACACCGGAGTGACCGTCGTCGACACGGGACTGCCCGCGACCGCCGGGCGCATCGAAGAGGCGATCTCACGCATCGGTCGTCGAATCGACGACGTGCAGGGAGTCGTCCTCACGCACGCCCACTTCGATCACGTCGGGTCGGCGAAGCGGCTGCGTGAACGGTGGCGGGTGCCGGTGTGGGCGCATCGCGACGAGAAGTTCCTCGCCGCCCACCCCTATCGCTACCAGCACGAACGCAACCGGCTGCTCTATCCCGCCCGATATCCCGCCTGCATCCCCGTGCTCGCCCGGATGACCGTGGCCGGTGCGCTGTGGGTGCGCGGGGTCGACGACGTGACGCTCTTCCACGACTCCGAACCGCTCGACCTGCCGGGCCGCCCCGTCCCCCTGCACACCCCCGGCCACACTTACGGGCACTGCGCGCTGCATCTCCCGGACCGCGACACCGTGATCGTCGGCGACGCCATCGTCACCCTCGATCCGTACACGGGCAGGCACGGTCCGCAGATCGTCTCGGGTGCGGCGACCGCCGACAGCAGGACCGCCCTCGCCTCGCTGGCGGCCATCGCCGGCACCGGCGCGAAGCACGTCCTCGTCGGCCACGGTGAACCGTGGCACGACGGTGCGGCCGCGGCCGTGGAACGAGCAGTGGCCGCCGGACCGAGCTGA
- a CDS encoding flavodoxin domain-containing protein yields MTVLVVTDSPEGPTQKIARLVADALGERDIDVTVGDTSDLERSEEFEGVVFGGEVDAGEYSPDTVELLSSRASGLSQQLVWLFAVGDETAEDTPDLVSELAALDYRSFGPSAGEDEVRSWAAFIADEIDGHS; encoded by the coding sequence ATGACCGTTCTCGTCGTCACGGACAGTCCCGAAGGTCCGACCCAGAAGATCGCCCGACTCGTCGCCGACGCCCTCGGAGAGCGGGACATCGACGTCACCGTCGGTGACACCTCCGATCTCGAGCGGTCGGAGGAGTTCGAGGGCGTCGTCTTCGGAGGCGAGGTCGACGCCGGCGAGTACTCGCCCGACACCGTCGAACTGTTGTCGTCGCGGGCCTCCGGGCTGAGTCAGCAGCTCGTATGGCTGTTCGCGGTGGGCGACGAAACCGCCGAGGACACACCGGATCTGGTGTCCGAACTCGCCGCGCTCGACTACCGGTCGTTCGGTCCGTCCGCAGGCGAGGACGAGGTGCGGTCGTGGGCCGCCTTCATCGCCGACGAGATCGACGGACACAGCTGA
- a CDS encoding helix-turn-helix domain-containing protein, whose protein sequence is MTTFSAIAPGTDLSRYARELTRMHDAVIGGARSPMRPRPLVSRSWQRVLDAGLDPTGTNERSRLPVAEVERRRRASTLSAVIGDLEQVITPVADASHLLLVVTDADGVILWRSGSAPIRSRADALGFQEGTVWTESTVGTNAIGTALAEAAPVQLFSGEHFETTQHPWYCTAAPIHDPIRGDLLGIVDVSGPALTLHPAIIALVDTAVRLAEAQLWRRHEVRLERLRTEAAPLLSSTRGPVLLVDEDGWVAHASGIAAERVAVPRHARPLTVPGMGLCVPERLSHGWLIRGAASSSRMRMVLHVSSSPTVEVFGDDDSWRSIVTARQAEILLLLHERGPEGMTVAALSRALYGDDDHAVSVRAEVSRLRRAIGDVIESKPYRLAATVDLSLDLGADERLADSEFVRRSGAPGVRALGGSH, encoded by the coding sequence GTGACCACGTTCAGCGCGATCGCGCCCGGCACCGACCTGTCGCGCTACGCGCGCGAGTTGACGCGGATGCACGACGCGGTCATCGGCGGCGCCCGGTCACCCATGCGACCCCGTCCGCTCGTGTCCCGTTCGTGGCAGCGCGTACTCGACGCGGGCCTCGATCCCACCGGCACCAACGAACGCAGCCGGCTGCCCGTCGCGGAGGTCGAGCGACGTCGCCGCGCGTCCACCCTCTCCGCGGTGATCGGCGATCTCGAACAGGTCATCACACCCGTCGCCGACGCCTCGCATCTGCTGCTGGTGGTGACCGACGCCGACGGCGTGATCCTCTGGCGCAGCGGTTCGGCACCGATCCGTTCGCGCGCCGACGCCCTCGGTTTCCAGGAGGGGACGGTGTGGACCGAGTCGACGGTCGGCACCAACGCCATCGGCACGGCGCTCGCGGAGGCCGCGCCCGTGCAGTTGTTCTCGGGTGAGCACTTCGAGACGACCCAGCATCCCTGGTACTGCACCGCCGCGCCGATCCACGATCCGATCCGCGGCGACCTGCTGGGCATCGTCGACGTCAGCGGTCCCGCGCTGACCCTGCACCCGGCCATCATCGCCCTCGTCGACACCGCCGTCCGGCTCGCCGAAGCGCAACTGTGGCGGCGGCACGAGGTGCGACTCGAACGGCTGCGCACCGAGGCCGCTCCGCTGCTGTCGTCGACGCGGGGACCGGTGCTGCTCGTCGACGAGGACGGCTGGGTCGCGCACGCCTCCGGTATCGCCGCCGAGCGGGTCGCGGTTCCGCGGCACGCACGCCCGCTGACCGTTCCCGGTATGGGACTGTGTGTGCCCGAGCGTCTTTCGCACGGCTGGTTGATCCGCGGCGCGGCCTCGTCGTCGCGCATGCGGATGGTGCTGCACGTGTCGTCGTCGCCCACGGTGGAGGTGTTCGGGGACGACGACTCGTGGCGCAGCATCGTCACCGCACGTCAGGCCGAGATCCTGCTGTTGCTGCACGAGCGCGGCCCGGAGGGCATGACGGTCGCAGCGCTCAGCCGGGCCCTCTACGGGGACGACGACCATGCCGTGTCGGTCCGCGCCGAGGTGTCGCGACTGCGACGCGCGATCGGGGACGTGATCGAGAGCAAGCCGTACCGGCTCGCCGCGACCGTCGACCTGTCGCTGGATCTCGGTGCGGACGAACGCCTCGCCGACTCCGAGTTCGTCCGCCGCTCGGGGGCGCCGGGGGTGCGGGCGCTCGGCGGCTCCCACTGA
- a CDS encoding flavin-containing monooxygenase translates to MTDTLDKPTTSGTATPDERVDAWLQAFETALAQRDVDVAAGLFGTDSFWRDLVAFTWNLKTVEGREGVSDMLHARLDDTDPSGFRTTEPASDDDGVLSAWIAFETAVGRGVGHLRLKRDEESGEDRAFTLLTTMQELKGYEENKGTRRPRGTKHGADKHRVTWSEQREIEERELGYTRQPYVVIIGGGQGGIALGARMRQLGVPAIVLDKYDRPGDQWRGRYKSLCLHDPVWYDHLPYMPFPDNWPVFAPKDKIADWLEMYTKVMEVPYWSKSECTSASYDEETGEWTVDVVRDGEPVVLRPKQLVIATGMSGKPNIPDFPGMDLFRGEQHHSSAHPGPDAYAGKKAVVIGANNSAHDICGALWEVGADVTMVQRSSTHIVRSDSLMDLGLGDLYSERALAAGVTTQKADLTFASLPYRIMHEFQIPIYEKIRERDAEFYDRLEKAGFQHDWGDDGSGLFMKYLRRASGYYIDVGASELVANGDIKLAHGNVRELTETSVILEDGTELEADLVVYATGYGSMNGWVADLISQEVADKVGKCWGLGSDTTKDPGPWEGEQRNMWKPTQQDGLWFHGGNLHQSRHYSLYLALQLKARYEGIPTPVYGLQEVHHLR, encoded by the coding sequence ATGACCGACACCCTCGACAAGCCCACGACCTCCGGCACCGCGACGCCCGACGAACGCGTCGACGCCTGGTTGCAGGCTTTCGAAACCGCCCTCGCGCAGCGCGACGTCGACGTCGCTGCGGGCCTGTTCGGCACCGATTCCTTCTGGCGCGACCTGGTCGCCTTCACCTGGAACCTCAAGACCGTCGAGGGACGCGAGGGCGTCTCGGACATGCTGCACGCGCGACTCGACGACACCGACCCGAGCGGCTTCCGCACCACCGAACCGGCGAGCGACGACGACGGCGTGCTCAGCGCCTGGATCGCGTTCGAGACCGCGGTCGGTCGCGGCGTCGGCCATCTGCGTCTGAAGCGCGACGAGGAGAGCGGCGAGGACCGCGCCTTCACGTTGCTGACCACGATGCAGGAACTGAAGGGCTACGAGGAGAACAAGGGCACGCGTCGTCCCCGCGGCACGAAGCACGGTGCGGACAAGCACCGCGTCACGTGGTCGGAGCAGCGCGAGATCGAGGAACGCGAACTCGGTTACACGCGTCAGCCCTACGTCGTGATCATCGGTGGTGGTCAGGGCGGTATCGCGCTCGGTGCGCGCATGCGTCAGCTCGGTGTTCCCGCGATCGTGCTCGACAAGTACGACCGTCCCGGCGACCAGTGGCGCGGACGCTACAAGTCGCTGTGTCTGCACGACCCCGTCTGGTACGACCATCTGCCGTACATGCCCTTCCCCGACAACTGGCCGGTCTTCGCGCCCAAGGACAAGATCGCGGACTGGCTCGAGATGTACACGAAGGTGATGGAGGTTCCCTACTGGTCGAAGTCGGAGTGCACCTCGGCGAGCTACGACGAGGAGACGGGCGAATGGACCGTCGATGTCGTGCGCGACGGCGAACCGGTGGTCCTCCGGCCCAAGCAGCTCGTCATTGCGACCGGCATGTCGGGTAAGCCGAACATCCCCGACTTCCCCGGGATGGACCTGTTCCGCGGCGAACAGCACCACTCCAGCGCCCACCCGGGCCCGGACGCCTATGCCGGCAAGAAGGCCGTCGTGATCGGTGCCAACAACAGTGCGCACGACATCTGCGGTGCCCTCTGGGAGGTCGGCGCCGACGTCACCATGGTGCAGCGCTCGTCCACGCACATCGTCCGATCCGATTCGCTGATGGACCTCGGCCTCGGCGACCTGTACTCCGAGCGGGCCCTCGCCGCCGGTGTCACGACCCAGAAGGCCGACCTGACCTTCGCGTCCCTGCCGTACCGGATCATGCACGAGTTCCAGATCCCGATCTACGAGAAGATCCGCGAACGCGACGCCGAGTTCTACGACCGGCTGGAGAAGGCGGGCTTCCAGCACGACTGGGGTGACGACGGTTCGGGTCTGTTCATGAAGTACCTGCGTCGCGCATCCGGCTACTACATCGACGTCGGCGCCTCGGAACTCGTCGCGAACGGCGACATCAAGCTCGCCCACGGCAATGTCCGCGAACTCACCGAGACGTCGGTGATCCTCGAGGACGGCACCGAACTCGAGGCCGATCTCGTCGTCTATGCGACCGGCTACGGCTCGATGAACGGCTGGGTCGCCGACCTGATCTCACAGGAGGTCGCCGACAAGGTGGGCAAGTGCTGGGGCCTGGGCTCCGACACCACCAAGGACCCCGGTCCCTGGGAGGGTGAGCAGCGCAACATGTGGAAGCCCACGCAGCAGGACGGCCTGTGGTTCCACGGCGGCAACCTGCACCAGTCGCGGCACTACTCGCTCTACCTGGCGCTGCAGCTCAAGGCGCGCTACGAGGGCATCCCGACCCCGGTCTACGGACTGCAGGAGGTGCACCACCTCCGCTGA
- a CDS encoding alpha/beta hydrolase: protein MVKRLAAAVAVALMMPVSGTVMAHARPAHAQPPQMQPASARIDHVERVGDRQTKLFVHSAAMNRIVPVQVLHPASAGPRPTLYLLDGVSAGEESEFRESTWTQRTDIEEFFADKNTNVVLPVGGTASYYTDWNNPDPVLGVNKWETFLTEELPPLIDAEFDGNGTNAVAGLSMGATGAMSLITRNPDLYQGVAALSGCYDTSSDRSRDTVRGTVAYKGGNPDNMWGPPEDARWEEHDSYLLAEKLRGKEVFLSTGNGLLGPHDLGAGQDVLTVGAPLEIGTFVCTVTYDRRLRELGIPAQVVYRPWGTHSWGYWQDDIKAAWPTLADALGLR from the coding sequence ATGGTGAAGAGACTTGCGGCGGCTGTGGCGGTGGCCCTGATGATGCCGGTCTCCGGCACAGTGATGGCCCATGCCCGACCGGCCCATGCCCAACCGCCCCAGATGCAACCGGCGTCGGCCAGGATCGACCACGTCGAGCGCGTCGGCGACCGGCAGACGAAGCTGTTCGTCCACTCGGCCGCGATGAATCGGATCGTGCCGGTGCAGGTGCTGCACCCGGCCTCGGCGGGGCCGCGCCCCACCCTCTACCTGCTCGACGGCGTCAGCGCCGGCGAGGAGTCCGAGTTCCGTGAGAGCACGTGGACGCAACGCACCGACATCGAGGAGTTCTTCGCCGACAAGAACACCAACGTCGTCCTTCCCGTCGGTGGCACCGCGAGCTACTACACCGACTGGAACAATCCCGACCCCGTCCTCGGTGTCAACAAGTGGGAGACCTTCCTGACCGAGGAACTACCCCCGCTGATCGACGCCGAATTCGACGGCAACGGCACCAACGCCGTCGCGGGACTGTCGATGGGTGCCACCGGCGCGATGTCCCTGATCACCCGCAATCCCGACCTCTACCAGGGGGTCGCGGCGCTCAGCGGTTGCTACGACACCTCCAGCGACCGCTCCCGCGACACCGTCCGCGGGACCGTCGCGTACAAGGGCGGCAACCCCGACAACATGTGGGGACCGCCCGAGGACGCCCGGTGGGAGGAGCACGACTCCTACCTGCTCGCCGAGAAGCTGCGCGGCAAGGAGGTCTTCCTCAGCACCGGCAACGGCCTGCTCGGCCCGCACGATCTCGGCGCCGGCCAGGACGTGCTCACCGTCGGCGCGCCGCTCGAGATCGGCACCTTCGTGTGCACCGTCACCTACGACCGTCGCCTCCGCGAACTCGGCATCCCCGCGCAGGTCGTCTACCGCCCGTGGGGCACGCATTCGTGGGGTTACTGGCAGGACGACATCAAGGCCGCCTGGCCGACCCTCGCCGACGCCCTCGGACTCCGCTGA
- a CDS encoding bifunctional metallophosphatase/5'-nucleotidase, with product MGAGKVRRALSACAVVGSLVAFGGAAPAGAAPSSTVPSNTVPLRVIAFGDLHGNLLPPQGLHGEVVRSDDVSVPAGGAAYLAAYVRQLREQADNSVLYAVGDTWGSSPLESGLFHDEPTIALLDELDLTAATLGNHELDRGYAEFERLRDGGCHPKEGCLYTEPFDGANFPILGANLTTTNGTPAALPYSIDYVDGLPVGVIGVVPSNTPDMIRPDAIAGLRFEDEIAAVNRTADILGALGVRSIVVLYKGDIGAIDGDDPCPSGDGGAAAIATSVSPEVDLIITSDGDRHFNCTYTDPAGKPRTVVQGASHGRILSVADLVIDRQSREVLRDRTVVFTQVVTHDIDPDPTTLEFVDRAVEKSAEVANRSIARIGGDVTRSKSPSGESALGNLVADAQLAATRHLGAQIALMNPGGLRGDLLAGDGTVSYRETYAVQPFGNMLQVLDLTGAQLDALLEQQFQDSPVGSEIERILAPSHNLTYTLDRLAPRGERIRSITIDGEAVDPERVYKVVMNNFLAGGGDGFTVCTEAHGLVGAGKDLDALNSYLATRSRVEPPAVDRIRLH from the coding sequence ATGGGGGCAGGCAAGGTGCGGCGCGCCCTGTCGGCCTGCGCAGTCGTCGGCTCACTGGTCGCCTTCGGTGGTGCGGCACCTGCCGGCGCTGCACCGTCGAGCACCGTCCCCTCGAACACCGTCCCGCTCCGGGTGATCGCATTCGGCGACCTGCACGGAAATCTGCTGCCCCCGCAGGGACTGCACGGCGAGGTCGTCCGGTCGGATGACGTCTCGGTCCCCGCGGGCGGTGCGGCCTATCTCGCCGCCTACGTCCGCCAGCTCCGGGAGCAGGCCGACAACTCCGTGCTCTACGCCGTGGGCGACACGTGGGGTTCGTCGCCGCTCGAGTCGGGTCTGTTCCACGACGAGCCGACCATCGCCCTGCTCGACGAACTCGACCTCACCGCCGCGACCCTCGGCAACCACGAACTCGACCGCGGCTACGCCGAATTCGAGCGGCTCCGGGACGGCGGTTGTCACCCGAAGGAAGGGTGCCTCTACACCGAGCCGTTCGACGGCGCGAACTTCCCGATCCTCGGCGCCAACCTCACCACGACGAACGGCACACCGGCCGCACTCCCCTACAGCATCGACTACGTCGACGGGCTGCCCGTCGGGGTCATCGGCGTCGTGCCGAGCAACACCCCCGACATGATCCGGCCCGACGCCATCGCGGGACTGCGGTTCGAGGACGAGATCGCCGCCGTCAACCGCACCGCCGACATCCTCGGCGCGCTCGGCGTCCGCTCGATCGTCGTGCTCTACAAGGGCGACATCGGAGCCATCGACGGCGACGATCCGTGCCCGAGCGGGGACGGCGGGGCGGCGGCGATCGCGACGTCCGTCTCCCCCGAGGTGGACCTCATCATCACCTCCGACGGCGACCGGCACTTCAACTGCACCTACACCGATCCCGCGGGCAAACCGCGCACCGTCGTGCAGGGCGCTTCGCACGGGCGCATCCTGTCGGTCGCCGATCTCGTCATCGACCGGCAGAGCCGCGAGGTGCTGCGCGACCGGACCGTCGTCTTCACGCAGGTCGTCACGCACGACATCGACCCGGATCCGACCACCCTCGAGTTCGTCGACCGGGCGGTCGAGAAGTCGGCGGAGGTCGCGAACCGGTCCATCGCCCGTATCGGCGGCGACGTCACGCGCAGCAAGAGCCCGAGCGGAGAATCGGCGCTGGGCAATCTGGTGGCCGACGCGCAACTCGCCGCGACGCGACATCTCGGGGCGCAGATCGCCCTGATGAACCCCGGCGGACTCCGCGGCGACCTCCTCGCCGGCGACGGCACCGTCTCCTACCGGGAGACCTACGCCGTGCAGCCCTTCGGGAACATGCTGCAGGTACTCGACCTCACCGGAGCCCAACTCGACGCGTTGCTCGAGCAGCAGTTCCAGGACAGCCCGGTCGGCTCGGAGATCGAACGCATCCTGGCCCCCTCGCACAATCTGACCTACACACTCGACCGCCTGGCGCCGCGCGGCGAACGGATCCGCTCGATCACGATCGACGGCGAGGCCGTGGACCCCGAGCGCGTGTACAAGGTCGTGATGAACAACTTCCTGGCCGGCGGCGGCGACGGTTTCACCGTGTGCACGGAAGCGCACGGGCTGGTCGGCGCGGGCAAGGATCTCGACGCCCTCAACAGCTATCTGGCGACCCGCTCACGCGTGGAGCCGCCGGCGGTCGACCGCATCCGCCTGCACTGA